A section of the Clostridium felsineum DSM 794 genome encodes:
- a CDS encoding ABC transporter permease — protein sequence MNIFYIAINTIKSNVTDKKTLVMMLLFPIVLILILGNALKSVGNFSVTDLGKTTVYYYNADSKEESKNFDEFLKSKEIKKILNVKKVSSYNEGKKFVDNGEGNSLLYIDNQYSTNIENDKKAKIQIYESKNNGTRNQIIESLINSFNDGANTVTVSSKIAKMRTNYVNKDNLTEKYLSVKGKAPSAMDYYSVTMLLLILLYGANYGSSELQNLFFDRVGKRIRTTATKTYEHLIGVVLGVMFTLILQALVLVLFTKYVYGANWGSHPILVFGIVASFAIFSAAMGFLFVIATGEDKKASMLIGIVSPILTFVSGGYFKLPISDASIVKYVPNNIAQSGLFNMIYKGTTTTAESSIIILLAISVVFLAIASILGRRRMA from the coding sequence ATGAATATTTTTTATATTGCAATTAATACTATAAAATCAAATGTAACAGATAAAAAAACACTTGTAATGATGCTGCTATTTCCTATAGTTTTAATTCTTATTCTTGGAAATGCGCTAAAAAGTGTTGGTAATTTTTCAGTTACTGATTTAGGTAAAACTACAGTATATTATTACAATGCTGATAGCAAAGAGGAGTCAAAAAACTTTGATGAATTTCTAAAAAGTAAAGAGATTAAAAAAATACTAAATGTAAAAAAAGTAAGTTCGTATAATGAAGGTAAAAAGTTTGTTGATAATGGAGAAGGAAATTCACTTTTATATATAGATAATCAGTATTCTACAAATATTGAAAATGATAAAAAGGCTAAAATTCAGATATACGAAAGTAAAAATAATGGGACACGAAATCAAATTATAGAAAGTTTAATAAATAGCTTTAATGATGGAGCAAATACTGTTACAGTTTCCTCTAAAATTGCAAAAATGAGAACAAATTATGTTAATAAAGATAATTTGACTGAAAAGTATTTAAGCGTTAAAGGAAAAGCTCCAAGTGCAATGGATTATTATTCAGTAACTATGCTTTTACTCATATTACTTTATGGTGCAAATTATGGCAGTTCTGAACTTCAGAATTTGTTCTTTGACAGAGTAGGAAAAAGAATAAGAACTACAGCAACCAAAACTTATGAACATTTAATTGGTGTAGTTTTAGGGGTTATGTTTACTTTAATACTTCAAGCATTAGTTCTGGTACTATTTACAAAGTATGTATATGGTGCAAATTGGGGAAGCCATCCTATTTTAGTTTTTGGAATAGTTGCATCATTTGCAATATTTTCAGCAGCTATGGGATTTCTATTTGTAATTGCAACTGGAGAGGATAAAAAAGCATCTATGCTTATAGGTATAGTGTCTCCTATACTCACATTTGTATCAGGAGGATATTTTAAACTTCCAATATCTGATGCAAGTATAGTAAAGTATGTACCTAACAATATTGCACAATCAGGTTTATTTAATATGATTTATAAAGGAACAACAACTACGGCTGAAAGTTCAATAATAATTTTACTTGCGATATCTGTTGTATTTTTAGCTATTGCGTCTATTTTAGGAAGGAGAAGAATGGCATGA
- a CDS encoding ABC transporter ATP-binding protein — MILEIKNLKKSYKDFKAVDSLNLKIEEGEIYGLLGPNGAGKSTTINAITGLTKINGGEIKIFGKTFNGTDTKIKRNIGVVPQDIAVFSELSAYENVAFFGKLNGLRGTVLKDRIKEALDFTGLWDRKKDKPGQYSGGMQRRLNIACAVVHRPKLIIMDEPTVGIDPQSRNHILDSVRKLNEMGSTIIYTSHYMEEVETLCSKITIMDHGKEIATGTKEQLKEMIANEEKVELEVSELTKDLIEAIENIPNVKRCTRNENMLEVISEKNSENISNITAKIAEFKSKIISINVEKPSLEGVFLTLTGRKLRD, encoded by the coding sequence ATGATATTAGAAATTAAGAATCTTAAGAAATCATATAAAGACTTTAAAGCAGTGGATAGTTTAAATCTAAAAATAGAAGAGGGAGAAATTTATGGACTTTTAGGTCCAAATGGTGCAGGAAAATCAACAACCATAAATGCTATAACAGGACTTACTAAAATTAATGGTGGAGAAATTAAGATATTTGGAAAAACGTTTAATGGAACTGATACTAAGATAAAAAGAAATATAGGAGTTGTACCACAAGATATAGCTGTGTTTAGTGAATTATCAGCTTACGAGAATGTTGCTTTTTTCGGTAAGCTAAATGGATTAAGAGGAACAGTATTAAAAGACAGAATAAAAGAAGCTCTTGATTTTACTGGACTTTGGGATAGAAAAAAGGATAAACCAGGACAGTATTCAGGTGGTATGCAGAGAAGACTTAACATTGCATGTGCTGTGGTTCATAGACCTAAATTAATAATAATGGATGAACCAACAGTGGGAATAGATCCACAATCAAGAAATCATATTTTAGATTCTGTTAGAAAGCTAAATGAAATGGGATCAACAATAATATATACTTCGCACTATATGGAGGAAGTAGAAACTCTTTGCAGTAAAATAACAATTATGGATCATGGTAAGGAGATAGCAACAGGAACTAAAGAACAATTAAAAGAAATGATAGCTAATGAAGAAAAGGTAGAACTTGAAGTATCAGAACTTACAAAGGATTTAATAGAGGCTATAGAAAATATTCCTAATGTTAAAAGATGTACTAGAAATGAAAATATGTTAGAGGTAATTTCAGAAAAAAATAGTGAAAATATTAGTAATATAACAGCAAAGATAGCTGAGTTCAAAAGTAAAATTATTTCTATCAACGTTGAAAAGCCTAGTCTTGAAGGTGTATTTCTTACACTTACAGGAAGAAAGCTTAGAGATTAG
- a CDS encoding IS4 family transposase: MFKINSKLVFHKLIEEIGGSFINKTINKYNGDYRSHHFDTRSHINSMIYLNIKGCRSLREAEGEISANKKLKKLINVPSVSQFSRKNAARDYRIFEDIFYHLVDKAKRRFGDVRIFKDIPPIKIIDSTVILVALNLAPHLKIDDKRAAIKISTLFNGEFPEKINIVKGQVNDRKCIDGLFENKNAIHVFDRGYYDYRWYDKLTEQGIQFVTRGIKNAIIMEERMLRSNLSENIYDTEVILGSTLGGNLTFKNYREIMTFDDEGEPVTFVTNIFDLPAEDIIKIYKHRWEIELFFKWIKQNLRIKKFIGYNENAVRIQIFSALISYMLIYLCCKVTKAKYSMLLLTRFVRSNLLEFYDEDICEYFRTG; encoded by the coding sequence ATGTTCAAGATTAATAGTAAATTAGTTTTTCATAAATTAATAGAGGAAATTGGAGGAAGTTTTATTAATAAAACTATAAATAAATATAATGGTGATTATAGGAGCCATCACTTTGACACAAGATCTCACATAAATTCGATGATTTACCTTAATATAAAAGGCTGCAGGAGTTTAAGAGAGGCTGAAGGTGAAATATCTGCAAATAAGAAACTAAAAAAACTTATCAATGTACCAAGTGTTTCACAGTTTTCACGCAAAAACGCTGCGCGTGATTATAGAATTTTTGAAGATATTTTCTATCATTTAGTTGATAAAGCTAAGAGAAGATTTGGAGACGTTAGGATTTTCAAAGATATTCCACCAATAAAAATAATAGATTCTACTGTAATATTAGTTGCTTTAAATCTAGCACCTCATCTAAAGATAGATGATAAAAGAGCAGCTATTAAAATCAGTACTCTTTTTAATGGAGAGTTTCCAGAGAAGATAAATATTGTTAAAGGGCAAGTTAATGATAGAAAATGTATTGATGGTTTATTTGAGAACAAGAATGCTATCCATGTATTTGACAGAGGATATTATGATTATCGTTGGTATGATAAATTAACAGAACAAGGAATACAATTTGTTACAAGAGGAATAAAAAATGCAATCATTATGGAGGAAAGAATGCTAAGATCAAATCTTAGCGAAAATATTTATGATACTGAAGTTATCTTAGGCTCTACTCTAGGAGGCAATTTAACTTTTAAAAATTATAGAGAAATAATGACTTTTGATGATGAAGGAGAACCTGTTACTTTTGTAACTAATATCTTTGATCTTCCTGCAGAAGATATAATAAAAATATATAAACATAGGTGGGAAATAGAGCTATTTTTTAAGTGGATAAAACAAAACTTAAGGATAAAGAAATTTATAGGTTATAATGAAAATGCAGTGAGAATTCAGATATTTTCTGCTCTTATATCTTATATGCTTATATATTTATGCTGTAAGGTTACTAAAGCTAAGTACTCCATGCTATTGTTAACACGATTTGTGAGAAGCAACTTATTGGAATTTTATGACGAAGATATTTGTGAGTATTTCAGGACAGGCTAA
- a CDS encoding response regulator transcription factor, which yields MKVLIVDDDALIRESLSILLDLEDDIEIIGTCSNGEEAFQFCKKNRPEIVLMDVRMPVMDGVLGTKIIKESFKDIKVVILTTFKDDEYIKEAIKNGAEGYILKNQSSDSIIDSLKAVTKGNMVFEKNVAKTISNFIKEDKSGKGFEKYNLTNRELEILKNIGEGYSNKEISAKLYLSEGTVRNYITNLLEKLEMRDRTQLAIFYLKNV from the coding sequence TTGAAGGTACTAATAGTTGATGATGATGCACTTATAAGGGAAAGTCTTAGTATACTTTTGGATTTAGAAGATGACATAGAAATAATAGGCACATGTTCAAACGGTGAAGAAGCATTTCAGTTTTGTAAGAAGAATAGACCAGAGATTGTTCTTATGGATGTTAGAATGCCAGTTATGGATGGTGTGCTCGGAACTAAAATAATTAAAGAAAGCTTTAAAGATATAAAGGTGGTAATATTGACTACTTTTAAGGATGATGAGTATATAAAGGAAGCTATAAAAAATGGAGCTGAGGGTTATATTTTGAAAAACCAGTCCTCTGATAGTATAATTGATAGCCTAAAAGCTGTAACAAAAGGTAATATGGTATTTGAGAAGAATGTAGCAAAGACTATATCTAATTTTATTAAAGAAGATAAGAGTGGCAAAGGTTTTGAAAAGTATAATCTTACAAATAGAGAACTAGAAATACTTAAAAATATAGGTGAAGGATATTCAAATAAAGAAATTTCTGCAAAGCTTTATTTGAGTGAAGGCACTGTTAGAAATTATATTACTAATTTATTAGAAAAGCTTGAGATGAGAGATAGAACTCAGCTTGCAATATTTTATTTGAAGAATGTTTAA
- a CDS encoding sensor histidine kinase yields MKNKFLITLKTIFFLYVLIEFGISSVNERFIIIMFLINVIMFVLKERFFKAKYTSFVELLIVMVSCYYNNCFTFLLPIVIFDFVYDEFYLGMIPAFIGIMYFKVYINLNIIGFCIISAMIAYCLKIMEKKEEQYRKIYDDERRLIYELEDAKVKLMNSSLEVAHMAEIKERNRIARDIHDNVGHSIAGTFMQLQVALKLYDRDSEKSKKILKESIDRISESLTLIRNTVHNIVPKEEVGIDYIKNIIDNFKFCSVDFSCNGNTELISITNMQVIALNIKEALTNALKYSSATKVIINIDINDKFIRLYIKDNGIGASTTIKEGLGISGMRDRIRAVGGSISTSGENGFLIVCIIPINSEGGRIFEGTNS; encoded by the coding sequence ATGAAGAATAAATTTTTAATTACCTTAAAAACTATATTTTTTTTGTATGTATTAATAGAGTTTGGTATTAGTTCTGTTAATGAAAGGTTTATAATAATAATGTTTTTAATTAATGTTATTATGTTTGTCTTAAAGGAAAGATTTTTTAAAGCTAAGTATACTTCATTTGTAGAACTTTTAATTGTTATGGTGTCATGTTATTATAATAATTGTTTTACATTTTTACTGCCAATTGTCATATTTGATTTTGTTTATGATGAATTTTATTTAGGAATGATACCTGCTTTTATTGGTATAATGTATTTTAAAGTATATATTAATTTGAATATTATTGGGTTCTGCATAATAAGTGCAATGATTGCTTATTGTCTTAAAATTATGGAAAAAAAAGAAGAGCAATATAGAAAAATATATGATGATGAAAGAAGATTGATATATGAGCTTGAGGATGCAAAGGTAAAACTTATGAATTCTTCTCTAGAAGTTGCACATATGGCTGAGATAAAGGAAAGAAACAGAATTGCAAGAGATATTCATGATAATGTAGGTCACAGTATAGCTGGAACTTTCATGCAGCTTCAGGTGGCACTTAAACTATATGATAGAGATAGTGAAAAATCAAAGAAAATTTTAAAAGAAAGTATTGATAGAATTTCAGAGTCTTTAACACTTATAAGGAATACAGTACATAATATAGTGCCTAAGGAAGAAGTAGGCATAGATTATATAAAAAATATAATAGATAATTTTAAATTTTGTAGTGTGGATTTTTCTTGTAATGGTAATACAGAATTAATATCTATAACAAATATGCAGGTAATAGCTTTAAATATAAAAGAAGCTCTTACAAATGCATTAAAGTATTCATCAGCTACTAAGGTAATTATAAATATAGATATAAATGATAAATTTATAAGACTTTACATAAAAGATAACGGAATAGGTGCAAGTACAACCATAAAGGAGGGGCTTGGTATAAGCGGAATGCGAGATAGAATAAGAGCAGTAGGGGGAAGCATCTCTACCAGTGGTGAAAATGGTTTTTTAATAGTATGTATAATTCCTATAAATAGTGAAGGAGGAAGAATTTTTGAAGGTACTAATAGTTGA
- a CDS encoding ABC transporter permease, translating to MLIFICILPLIFSGVFINISTSKIKVGFLDNDNTKLTKILKNELRNNYDLVDISSGDPKYQIENNTVNNVIEIEKGFTDSMFKGKTVNLKLYGEEKNDYYKLINNEIALFIKSVRKVYDSSNKNKEAFYKTIDKNGVNKINVSSIGINIKERSKIGVVFYFLIMFLLLSSCIFAKRLLNDDKRIFAAPIDIKSYVFEKLFILVSINIIQVIVVFLESIILFKSTVFNYIVSLSVLFLVVSVMSASFAMFVNKLSDRSFDVYFVVVPMCMLGGCFWGIESMPKELQFVSQFVPTRWIVEGIDNILFYNSSRELGIDILIIMLFTTVFILVGTITKKDIIK from the coding sequence ATGTTAATTTTTATTTGTATACTGCCTCTTATATTTTCTGGTGTATTTATAAACATTAGTACATCTAAAATCAAAGTAGGTTTTTTGGATAATGATAACACTAAATTAACTAAGATATTAAAAAATGAATTACGGAATAATTATGATTTAGTTGATATAAGCAGTGGTGATCCTAAATATCAAATTGAAAACAATACAGTTAATAACGTTATTGAAATAGAAAAGGGATTTACAGATAGTATGTTTAAAGGCAAAACTGTAAATTTAAAACTATATGGAGAAGAAAAAAATGATTATTACAAGTTAATAAATAATGAAATCGCATTATTTATTAAAAGTGTAAGAAAAGTTTATGATTCTTCTAATAAAAATAAAGAAGCGTTTTATAAAACAATAGATAAAAATGGTGTAAATAAAATTAATGTAAGTTCTATTGGAATTAATATAAAAGAAAGAAGTAAGATAGGAGTTGTATTTTATTTTTTAATTATGTTTTTACTTTTAAGTTCTTGTATTTTTGCCAAAAGACTTCTAAATGATGATAAAAGAATTTTTGCTGCACCAATAGATATAAAAAGCTATGTCTTTGAAAAACTATTTATTTTAGTTTCGATTAATATTATTCAAGTGATTGTGGTTTTTTTGGAAAGTATTATTTTATTTAAAAGTACAGTATTTAATTACATTGTATCACTTAGTGTGTTATTTCTTGTAGTATCTGTAATGTCTGCTTCTTTTGCAATGTTTGTAAATAAGCTTAGCGATAGAAGTTTTGACGTATATTTTGTTGTTGTACCTATGTGTATGCTGGGAGGCTGTTTTTGGGGTATTGAAAGCATGCCCAAAGAACTTCAATTTGTATCGCAATTTGTACCAACAAGATGGATTGTTGAAGGTATTGACAATATATTATTTTATAATAGTAGTAGGGAACTAGGAATAGACATTCTTATAATTATGTTGTTTACGACGGTATTTATATTAGTTGGTACTATTACTAAAAAAGATATAATAAAGTAA
- a CDS encoding ABC transporter permease, which yields MRVLHIAYYTFRKKFKASILPIVIFPIILIGILGISLKSEYIGSMNYHENIELFSYNKSVYKDINDFIKNDMFFKDKINMSKVNYIEKGTYDLKNRKCDGYVVIDNNNNIKLYLRETAEGTFNTLIIKNFVHNVTEKLKSKGYKDNSDLAIKKINVVTSSIDYYAVTMLVMITLYGATYGFKVIHEDMNKEIKGRIESLPIKQNNIVFGKMLGLVAMLMVDLVIVCLASKFIYGANLGSNYSVIISVIFLYSLLAISLGMFLQLLFLDIEISNYIIQIVTPIFTILSGGYMRISALGENLTKLSFLSPSYAAQNIIFGSRYGFNLEIKKYYIELIVLDVILVLLISILSRRRLS from the coding sequence TTGAGAGTATTACATATAGCTTACTATACTTTTAGAAAAAAGTTCAAAGCATCTATATTACCAATTGTCATATTTCCTATAATATTAATAGGAATTTTAGGAATATCACTTAAAAGTGAATATATTGGAAGTATGAACTATCATGAAAATATAGAGCTTTTTTCTTATAATAAGAGTGTATATAAAGATATTAATGACTTTATTAAAAATGATATGTTTTTTAAAGATAAAATTAATATGTCAAAGGTGAATTATATTGAAAAAGGTACATATGATCTAAAAAATAGAAAATGTGATGGCTATGTTGTTATAGACAACAATAATAATATAAAATTATATCTGAGGGAAACGGCAGAAGGTACTTTTAACACTTTAATAATAAAAAATTTTGTACATAACGTAACTGAAAAATTAAAGAGTAAGGGGTATAAGGACAATAGTGATTTGGCTATAAAGAAAATTAATGTTGTCACATCATCAATTGATTATTATGCAGTAACTATGCTTGTTATGATAACGTTATATGGAGCTACATATGGTTTTAAAGTGATTCATGAAGATATGAATAAAGAGATAAAAGGAAGAATAGAAAGTTTACCAATTAAACAGAATAATATAGTTTTTGGAAAAATGTTGGGACTTGTAGCAATGCTTATGGTTGATTTAGTAATTGTGTGTCTAGCTTCAAAGTTTATTTATGGAGCAAACCTAGGAAGCAATTATTCAGTAATTATATCTGTAATATTTTTATATTCTTTGCTCGCTATAAGTTTAGGAATGTTTCTTCAATTACTATTTTTAGATATTGAAATATCAAATTATATAATACAAATAGTAACGCCTATATTTACTATATTATCAGGTGGATATATGCGTATAAGTGCTTTGGGAGAAAACTTAACCAAATTAAGTTTTCTATCCCCAAGTTATGCAGCTCAAAATATAATTTTTGGAAGCAGATATGGATTTAATTTAGAAATTAAAAAATATTATATAGAACTTATAGTATTAGATGTTATTTTAGTATTATTAATATCTATTTTGTCAAGGAGGCGGTTAAGCTGA
- a CDS encoding ABC transporter ATP-binding protein, whose translation MLLEIKNLVKRYGDFLAIDNVNLNIEEGEILGFLGPNGAGKTTIINCIIGLNKIDSGSIKIFGMDLKKDEMEIKKSIGIVTQTISVYDDLNVYDNVMYFGGIYGLKGRKLKDSAREALNFVGLLDKAKKFPKELSGGMLRRLNIACGIVHKPKLIIMDEPTAGIDPKSRGILLDSIKELNKNGATIIYTSHYMEEIERLCNNIAIIDKGKIIAKGDKEELKSLAAKEEKIKIKISALNYTIVDEIKKIYGVKECSLNGEYIDVVSDKNSKNIAKIIDIIVNSGLDVLDVIIDRPNIETVFLTLTGRNLD comes from the coding sequence ATGCTTCTAGAAATAAAAAATCTGGTTAAAAGGTATGGAGATTTTTTAGCAATTGATAATGTGAATTTAAACATTGAAGAGGGAGAAATATTAGGATTTTTAGGGCCAAATGGAGCAGGAAAAACTACAATCATTAATTGTATAATAGGTCTTAATAAAATAGATTCTGGAAGTATAAAAATTTTTGGAATGGATTTAAAAAAGGATGAAATGGAAATAAAAAAGTCTATAGGTATAGTTACTCAAACTATATCAGTTTATGACGACTTAAATGTGTATGACAATGTAATGTATTTTGGAGGAATTTACGGACTTAAAGGGAGAAAACTTAAAGATAGTGCAAGAGAAGCCCTAAATTTTGTAGGACTTTTAGATAAAGCAAAGAAATTCCCCAAAGAACTTTCAGGCGGAATGCTTAGAAGACTTAATATAGCTTGTGGAATTGTACATAAACCTAAACTTATAATTATGGATGAACCCACGGCTGGAATAGATCCAAAATCTAGAGGAATACTTTTGGATTCTATAAAAGAACTGAATAAAAATGGTGCTACAATAATATACACTTCACATTACATGGAGGAAATAGAAAGGCTCTGCAACAACATAGCGATAATAGATAAAGGAAAAATTATTGCAAAAGGAGACAAAGAAGAACTTAAAAGTTTAGCGGCAAAGGAAGAAAAAATAAAAATAAAAATATCAGCGTTGAATTATACAATAGTAGATGAAATAAAAAAAATTTATGGAGTTAAGGAATGCAGCTTAAATGGAGAATATATAGATGTAGTTTCAGATAAAAATAGTAAAAATATAGCTAAGATAATAGATATTATAGTGAATTCTGGCTTAGATGTTCTAGATGTGATTATTGATAGACCTAATATAGAAACAGTATTTCTAACACTCACAGGGAGAAATTTAGATTAA
- a CDS encoding glycoside hydrolase family 130 protein, with the protein MGEVKIIGENLENIPWQDKPSGFNHVIWRHNENPIIDWNPTDKLCRVFNSAVVPWKDGFIGVFRAEGRSGKPQLVLGKSKDGVKWELEDERIHWKDEKGEEYEPNYSYDPRVVKIEEDYYIIWCVDFAGAALGLGKTRDFKEFTRLENPFIPFNRNGVLFPRRVNGNYLMLSRPSDSGHTPFGDIFLSESPDMKYWGKHRRVMSSGGDSSWWQSVKIGGGAVPIETTEGWLLFYHGVSSTCNGFVYSFGAAILDIDNPARVLYRTRDYIITPEKEYETKGFVPNVAFPCAALCDAKTGRIAVYYGAADTFLALAYTKVQELIPYIKTNSELIYGDNIEYR; encoded by the coding sequence ATGGGTGAAGTAAAGATAATAGGAGAAAATCTAGAGAATATACCTTGGCAAGATAAACCAAGTGGTTTTAATCATGTTATATGGAGACATAATGAAAATCCAATTATAGATTGGAATCCAACAGATAAACTGTGCAGAGTATTTAATAGTGCTGTAGTTCCATGGAAAGATGGATTTATAGGAGTTTTTAGAGCAGAAGGAAGAAGTGGAAAACCTCAGTTAGTGTTGGGAAAAAGTAAAGATGGAGTTAAGTGGGAATTAGAAGATGAAAGAATACATTGGAAGGATGAAAAGGGTGAGGAATATGAACCTAATTATTCATATGATCCGAGAGTAGTAAAAATTGAAGAAGATTATTATATAATATGGTGCGTTGATTTTGCAGGAGCTGCACTAGGTCTTGGAAAAACTAGAGATTTTAAAGAATTTACAAGATTAGAAAATCCTTTTATTCCTTTCAATAGAAATGGAGTATTATTTCCTAGAAGAGTTAATGGTAATTATTTGATGTTAAGTAGACCAAGTGATAGCGGTCATACTCCATTTGGAGATATTTTTTTAAGTGAGAGTCCTGATATGAAGTATTGGGGAAAGCATAGACGTGTTATGTCAAGTGGAGGAGATAGCAGCTGGTGGCAATCCGTCAAAATCGGAGGGGGAGCAGTACCAATTGAAACTACAGAAGGTTGGTTACTATTTTACCATGGTGTTTCTAGTACTTGCAATGGGTTTGTATACAGTTTTGGAGCAGCAATTTTAGATATTGATAATCCTGCTAGGGTTTTATATAGAACTAGAGATTATATAATAACTCCTGAAAAAGAATATGAAACTAAAGGTTTTGTCCCTAATGTAGCATTTCCATGTGCAGCACTCTGTGACGCAAAAACAGGAAGGATAGCTGTGTATTATGGAGCAGCAGATACATTTCTTGCTTTGGCGTATACAAAGGTTCAGGAATTAATTCCATATATAAAAACTAATTCAGAGCTTATATATGGTGATAATATAGAATATAGATGA
- a CDS encoding carbohydrate ABC transporter permease: protein MKSLSKHKKLISGGYEVESPILRAFNYVLLIIITFIVLCPIYVVFTASFKSNGEYMKSGAFSLPKSFFYFDNYKTVLKQGQLALAYANTLILIIVSVILSVMMAAMVAYALGRFKFKGRKFLIVLFFIPTLIPSTLTQVATFTLISKLHVFNTLWSCILIYIGTDIVQIYLFLQFVEKIPYSLDESALIEGASYFRVFRSIIIPQLKPAMATVIILKVLGIYNDMLNQNLYMPKSSLVTVSTALLSFSNDRNSQWNVMSAGVIAIMIPTIILYLFMQKFIFAGITEGAVKD, encoded by the coding sequence ATGAAGAGCTTAAGTAAACACAAAAAACTTATAAGTGGAGGCTATGAGGTTGAAAGTCCTATATTAAGGGCGTTTAACTATGTGCTTTTAATAATAATTACGTTTATAGTATTATGTCCTATTTATGTAGTTTTTACAGCTTCTTTTAAAAGTAATGGGGAGTACATGAAAAGTGGAGCCTTTTCCCTTCCGAAAAGCTTCTTTTACTTTGACAATTATAAAACAGTGTTGAAACAGGGACAATTAGCATTAGCTTATGCAAACACCTTAATACTTATTATAGTATCGGTTATTTTAAGTGTCATGATGGCAGCTATGGTAGCTTATGCACTTGGAAGATTTAAGTTTAAGGGTAGAAAATTTTTAATTGTGTTGTTTTTTATACCAACGCTTATTCCAAGCACGTTAACACAAGTTGCTACATTTACTTTGATTTCTAAATTGCATGTTTTTAATACCTTATGGTCATGTATTTTAATATATATAGGAACTGATATTGTTCAAATATATTTGTTTCTTCAGTTTGTTGAAAAAATACCCTATTCCCTTGATGAAAGTGCTTTAATTGAAGGCGCTTCTTATTTTAGAGTTTTTAGGTCTATAATAATACCACAATTAAAGCCAGCAATGGCAACAGTTATAATTCTTAAGGTTCTTGGTATTTATAATGACATGTTAAATCAAAATTTATATATGCCGAAATCTAGCCTTGTAACTGTAAGTACAGCGCTATTGTCCTTTTCAAATGATAGAAATTCACAGTGGAATGTTATGAGCGCAGGGGTAATTGCAATAATGATTCCAACTATTATATTGTATTTATTTATGCAAAAGTTTATATTTGCAGGAATTACAGAGGGTGCAGTTAAGGATTAA
- a CDS encoding carbohydrate ABC transporter permease encodes MFKSFNVKVQKRVLIIAFLVVPVFLMLLFSYYPAVKLFQQSFTNWDGVSPTYKYIGFKNYISVFTDTSSLKALLNNGAYLVGMFIQTAIALYLAIILNAKLKARNFFKSIVFMPYVLNGVAVAFMFNYIYDYNKGPLNVLLKSIGLGNYVVHWLPNSYFINISLAIIGVWQYTGLSMVLFLGALQSIPNDIYEAASLDGANFFQTVRYIIIPNIKRVLELVLFTGISGSLQAYFQPYVITKGGPAGMSDTFVTKLLSVAFQFQNFGKASAMSVVLLLFVVALIGVQKLFLGRKEE; translated from the coding sequence ATGTTTAAAAGTTTTAATGTTAAGGTACAAAAACGCGTGCTTATAATTGCGTTTTTAGTTGTACCAGTTTTTTTAATGCTTCTATTTTCATATTATCCTGCAGTAAAATTATTTCAGCAGAGTTTTACAAATTGGGATGGAGTAAGTCCAACATATAAATATATAGGATTTAAAAATTACATTTCAGTGTTTACTGATACTTCATCGCTTAAAGCTTTATTAAATAACGGTGCATATTTAGTAGGGATGTTTATTCAAACAGCAATTGCACTATATCTTGCAATTATACTTAATGCAAAGCTTAAGGCTAGAAATTTCTTTAAATCAATAGTATTTATGCCATATGTTTTAAATGGTGTTGCAGTAGCATTTATGTTTAATTATATTTATGACTATAATAAAGGACCACTTAATGTTCTTTTAAAAAGTATAGGATTAGGCAATTATGTTGTTCACTGGCTTCCTAATTCGTATTTTATTAATATTTCACTTGCAATTATAGGAGTTTGGCAGTATACAGGTTTAAGTATGGTGCTTTTTTTAGGTGCACTTCAATCAATACCAAACGATATATACGAAGCTGCAAGTCTTGATGGTGCTAATTTCTTTCAAACAGTAAGATATATAATAATTCCTAATATAAAAAGGGTTTTAGAACTTGTTTTATTTACAGGAATAAGTGGTTCACTTCAAGCATATTTTCAGCCTTATGTTATTACAAAGGGTGGACCAGCAGGAATGAGTGATACCTTTGTAACAAAGCTTTTAAGTGTTGCATTCCAATTCCAAAATTTCGGCAAAGCTTCAGCTATGAGTGTAGTATTACTTTTATTTGTAGTTGCGTTAATAGGAGTACAAAAACTATTTTTAGGTAGGAAGGAGGAATAA